Below is a window of Paramisgurnus dabryanus chromosome 20, PD_genome_1.1, whole genome shotgun sequence DNA.
AGACTGTACCCTGAAGATTTTGGATTTTGGTCTGGCCAGGACAGCGGCCACTGGTTTGCTGATGACACCATATGTGGTGACACGTTACTACAGAGCCCCAGAAGTCATTCTGGGAATGGGATATCAAGCCAATGGTCAGTGCTACTGACAAGCTGCAGAGTGCCTAGTTGACACATCCTGTGCATGCTTAATGTCAAATATCATTCTCAATTTTCAGGTTTCATTTCACGCTTTAATAGACCCCTGTGATGCTTTGCTTACACTAACAGCTTTGAGGTTTCAGTACCGAATTGTTTTTGAGGAAATCTTCCTTTTTTGATCACATCTAAAGTTTGTTTTCTTTGGGATGAGTCATGCGTGGCTTGATGGTTTGCTAATTGATTTATTTTTCAGTCCAAACTGTGATGTATGAAAGAAGTGCTTATGCAATAGTACTAAAATACTAACAGACCCTGGCTTCCTGCTTAACAATTTTCTCTCTTTTCTCTGCTGCACACGCTTAGTGGACATTTGGTCTGTGGGCTGCATTTTGGCAGAAATGGTCCGTCACAAAATCCTATTTCCTGGGAGAGACTGTATCCTTGAGTCACATCCCCGGATTATCTGTTGTCATGTTAAGAGACGTTGTTTTGTTCACCGAGAAGACGTGTGACGCATTATGAGctacagtaaatgtactttatttTTAGTTTGGCCTAAATTTTTATGAACACTAATATGTTTTTGTTGGTATGCATGTTGTGTGTTCATCTAATGTGGTCAGTTATGTTTTTGACTGTAGCTGACTTCACAGTTTTTGTTGCCACATTTCACTCCATTCTTTATGTCTATGATGAGGCGGTTTGACTTGCCTTTGGTCCTTTAAAACCTCTTGGAATATTTCTAGCTAATTGAAGGACTTTTAGGGTTTTGGTGTtcttgtagctcagttggtagagcatcagtgcaaagatcatgggtttgatccccagggaacacacatactgataaaatgtatacttttaatGCACTGTAGATCGTTTTGGATAAAACTTGTTTGCCGAATGGATTATAATGGGTgcattaaagtaaaaaacaaattatATTGTCACTATATGACAAAAACCTAGTTGATCCTAATTGTTGTGACATTTGCCGAGCCATTTTAGCTGCAGTGTTattatgttaaagggatagttcaccttaaaatgaaaataatgtcattaatgacttacccacATGTCGTTCcatccaaactcgtaagacctccgttcatcgtggaacacagtttaagatgttttatatttagtttgagagcttgttgacccttcagtGAAAATCTATGATGGTATACTGCCCATGTCcagtaaggtaataaaaacatcatcaaagtagtcaatgtgacatcagtgggtcagtaagaatgtgttgaagcatcaagaatacattttggtgtaaaaattacgactttattcaacattgtcttctcttccacgCGGTAGTTGTGAAgcctgttgtgaagcgcatgtacgagactaaagtcacgtgactgcagtgacgcggatgacgtgttatctggtacgccccagctgtttttttgttgttgtttgtttttgtgcgCCCgtgcttcgtttacagtctgagggagacgcacgttgtaagtttgaaaaaaaaaaacttcgcaaacatgtctgaggataacacgtcatctgcttcacaacagacgcggaagagaagacgatgctgaataaagtcgtactttttgttatttttggaccaaaatgtatttccgGTGCTTctacacattctaactgacccactgatgtcacatggactactttgatgatgtttttattacctttctggacatggacagtataccgtacatagattttcaataaagggtcaacaagctcttggactaaatataaaacatcttaaactgtgttacaAAGATGAACTGAGGTCTTaggagtttggaacgacatgagggtgattcattaatgacattactcacatttttgggtgaactattcctttaagaatcAAAATCAGTccaaattaaagggatagttcacccaaaatttaaattctgtcatcatttactcactgtcatgttgttacaaaccagtatacatttctttgttgtaataaacacaaaggaagatattttaaggaatgtttgtaaccaaaccaatcatgagccccatttacttccatagtaggaaaaaataatactatggaactAAATGGGGCTCACGGACGGTTTAgttacaaacaaaacaaatttacacaggtttgtaacaacatgagtaaatgatgacaaatttaaatttttgggtgaactatctctttaatgaGCATTTCTTTGTGTTGTATTAggggttttaaaaataaacttttggtGGCTTATTGGTGTCTGATATATGCTGTTGAGTAACACAAGGCCTGCATCAGTATCTGGACATGAGCTGTTAAATATTCATTGTGTAAATTACTGGAACTATTTATTCTCATACTAACTCTGTCATGCTGCCCAAAATAGATTTTCTTGCATCAGAATCAGAGATGATTCACAACGTGAGCGTGAACGGTCGGCCTGTAATATTTTACGTAACGTTTCCGGTTCATTCATAGATCTTGAGTTGATCATTTAAGTGTCACATCTTCTTTGTTTCACCTCCTACATTTCTAATAGCACGTCTGATTTTCCCTGCATGACATTTATTAGTTATTTACAACCTGATTTCAtctttttgtcttttgtttATCATTTATCCCGTCGTTGTTTGCATGCTAATTtcactttcatttcatttttcagTGGATGTATGGTCTGTTGGCTGTATCATGGCCGAAATGGTCAGAGGTAGTGTGTTGTTTCCAGGTACAGATCGTATccttacctttgcatttttgtcCATTTGCCATCCATTTCATATGTTCATCACTTCTCTTTTGCATCAGAAATTATATTCCATGTTACACTgtgtctgtttaaaaaaaaaagttttctgCTTTAAGGCATATCGAATGAATTGATAGCATACTTTAGATATATTGTAGACCTATATGTATTTTTCTTAACCATTTAATGCCTGAAGATATTGATCAGTGGAATAAAGTTATAGAGCAGCTCGGAACGCCATCCCAGGACTTCTTGATGAAACTCAACCAGTCTGTGCGGACCTACGTGGAAAACAGACCACGGTACACTGGATACAGCTTTGAGAAACTGTTTCCAGACGTTCTGTTTCCTGCTGATTCAGAACACAACAAACTGAAAGGTACTAACTGTTTAAAGGGAAGGGATCATTTACCTGAAAATGacatttctgtcatcattcactcaccctgatgttgttataaacctgtacgAGTTTACACAaaagaatatattttgataaataattacAAGTACACAGTTGACTCTGACAGTATTTGTTTtacctactatggaagtcagtatttttattctttttattttatttttgggtgagctatcCATTTAAAGCTTTCACTGAATCTCAATAGTTAGCTTTGAACTGAGATGTCCAGGTgggttttatttgttttgtaagTGACTCATGCAGGTGCCCTGTAGCGTGTATACTTTCAAAGACCACTGTATATTTACAaaatttttattgaaatatGTTGACACAATTGTAGGAGACAAGAAGCAATGCACAATTATAAAGTCATTCCAGTGCATTTACATTAAAGGGGCCTGAATAATTTACATGTTAGGATCACTACAGAAGCACTGTTAACCCTTTATATGGTTGTGATTTGTCTTACAGCGAGTCAGGCGCGAGATTTGCTGTCTAAAATGCTGGTGATAGATGCATCCAAACGAATCTCTGTAGATGAAGCTTTGCAGCACCCATACATTAACGTATGGTACGACCCGGCCGAAGTGGAAGCGGTAAGCTTATGCCTTTGCACGAAGAGACGACCAATCCATTTCTATCAATTATATGCACAGATGTCAAGTTCATTGTCATTTCTGTAAGACATAAGAcctgcactcttaaaaataaaagtccttAAAAAGTCCTTTTATAGGGacactcaactttttttgaaaatatgctcattttcagcTCCCATACcgttaaacatttgtttttttctgttttggaatccattcagctgatctccgggcctggcggtatcacttttagcatagcttagcataatccattgaatctgattagaccattagcatcgcgttcaaaaatgaccaaatagttccaatattttattaatgataATGAAAGTTACCAAAgtgactattttcaggcgctgctaAATATCATTgggcctgctgcagccatggtacggcagcaaattccttgattattgcgccagaatgagagtatagttcctagcaatatctgcctagaaaatcacaacttttaattttccgtcggtcttagcacacaatataactacagaagagtcaagttttaatataaaatattgaaactctttggttatttttgagtgcgatgctaatggtctaatcagatacaatggattatgctaagctatgctaaaagtggtaccaccagacccggttatcagctgaatggattccaaaacggcaaaaatcaaatgtttaactctaggggagctggaaaattagcatattaaaaaaagtggagtgtccctttaaggtgaTGACATAGAAGCACCATTTTTGGTTAATCATTTAGAGGTCAAAACCTTGGTGAAGCACATATATGACATGTAACACAATGCTGACTGTTCTCTTGAGTATAGTTATAAGTGATTATGTCTCTCTTTTAGCCACCTCCTTTGATTATAGACAAACAGCTGGATGAGAGAGATCACACTGTGGAGGAATGGAAAGGTACTTCATCCACTCTTCACCACAAAGTTCACAGAATGAAATTCAATGCCAGAGATGGAAAACAAACACACGGCTGCTGCACACCCAGTCGAAATCTTGCCTGCTTGTCACCTGATTGAAAAGCGTTAATAGGTCCCTCGGGGTGTTTAAATGTCTGACAGCGTTTGCTAAAATTAGAACGATTGATATTTCTTTCAGTGCTTGAGGGGCAGCGTGTGCCGTTGAACATAAACCATGCCAGTTTCCATGACGGTTCTTTATCCATCAATCTAGTGTTGGGGTGTAAACTAGTAAGAAGTGgcaatgctgcattttttttagagGCTCAGCTGTTTACTTTAAGATTTAAAGCCTTGTTGTTGTTACCCTAAAGGTAGCTTGATATTATGGACAGGTGTGACATGCttcaaaatgtgttttgaaaagTGCTATGTAAATAACATTGAATACTTGTAATTAATGTAACCTGTTGTAAACTCTTTTTCATTCTCTTTATTatatcattatttttatttatcagaTCTGATCTATAAAGAAGTGGTGGAATGGGAAGAACGGCTGAAGAATGGCGTCATTCGAGGTCAGCCATCTCCTCTAGGTTGGTTAAATAAGTTTCTCTAAGCTTTTTCGGCAGGAGATTTTTCTTATGTTGCctattaaaggcagggtgcatgatttttgaaaaa
It encodes the following:
- the mapk8a gene encoding mitogen-activated protein kinase 8 isoform X3 → MNKNKREKEFYSVDVGDSTFTVLKRYQNLRPIGSGAQGIVCSAYDHNLERNVAIKKLSRPFQNQTHAKRAFRELVLMKCVNHKNIIGLLNVFTPQKTLEEFQDVYLVMELMDANLCQVIQMELDHERLSYLLYQMLCGIKHLHSAGIIHRDLKPSNIVVKSDCTLKILDFGLARTAATGLLMTPYVVTRYYRAPEVILGMGYQANVDVWSVGCIMAEMVRGSVLFPGTDHIDQWNKVIEQLGTPSQDFLMKLNQSVRTYVENRPRYTGYSFEKLFPDVLFPADSEHNKLKASQARDLLSKMLVIDASKRISVDEALQHPYINVWYDPAEVEAPPPLIIDKQLDERDHTVEEWKDLIYKEVVEWEERLKNGVIRGQPSPLAQVQQ
- the mapk8a gene encoding mitogen-activated protein kinase 8 isoform X1, with the translated sequence MNKNKREKEFYSVDVGDSTFTVLKRYQNLRPIGSGAQGIVCSAYDHNLERNVAIKKLSRPFQNQTHAKRAFRELVLMKCVNHKNIIGLLNVFTPQKTLEEFQDVYLVMELMDANLCQVIQMELDHERLSYLLYQMLCGIKHLHSAGIIHRDLKPSNIVVKSDCTLKILDFGLARTAATGLLMTPYVVTRYYRAPEVILGMGYQANVDVWSVGCIMAEMVRGSVLFPGTDHIDQWNKVIEQLGTPSQDFLMKLNQSVRTYVENRPRYTGYSFEKLFPDVLFPADSEHNKLKASQARDLLSKMLVIDASKRISVDEALQHPYINVWYDPAEVEAPPPLIIDKQLDERDHTVEEWKDLIYKEVVEWEERLKNGVIRGQPSPLGAAVINGSPQPSSSSSINDISSMSTEPTVTSDTDSSLEASAGPLSCCR
- the mapk8a gene encoding mitogen-activated protein kinase 8 isoform X2 yields the protein MNKNKREKEFYSVDVGDSTFTVLKRYQNLRPIGSGAQGIVCSAYDHNLERNVAIKKLSRPFQNQTHAKRAFRELVLMKCVNHKNIIGLLNVFTPQKTLEEFQDVYLVMELMDANLCQVIQMELDHERLSYLLYQMLCGIKHLHSAGIIHRDLKPSNIVVKSDCTLKILDFGLARTAATGLLMTPYVVTRYYRAPEVILGMGYQANVDIWSVGCILAEMVRHKILFPGRDYIDQWNKVIEQLGTPSQDFLMKLNQSVRTYVENRPRYTGYSFEKLFPDVLFPADSEHNKLKASQARDLLSKMLVIDASKRISVDEALQHPYINVWYDPAEVEAPPPLIIDKQLDERDHTVEEWKDLIYKEVVEWEERLKNGVIRGQPSPLGAAVINGSPQPSSSSSINDISSMSTEPTVTSDTDSSLEASAGPLSCCR